CTGTTCCGCGCCGGGGCGGCATGGCATAGAGGCTTGACAAACATGGCAGACTCGATAGACGAATCAAAGAACGTAGAACTCACCGAAGAGGACCTCGAAAACAAGTCGAAGGGCGAGCTCATCAAGCTCGCCGGGCAGCTCCGCGATCGACGAAACGAGCTGAACCAGCTCGCGTCCGAGCGGGCGTCCGATCGCGACGACCTGAACGCAAAGACTCGCGAGAAGGTCGACGAGGCCCAGGAACACCGCGAGCAGCGCGACGAGCTCAACGAGCAGGTTCAGGAGCACAAGGAGAGCCGCAACGAGCTCAACGCCGAGGCCAACGAGCTGTTCGACAAGGTCGACAAGCTCAAGAACGACCTTGAACTCGACGAGGGCAAGTCCATCGAGGAGCTCGAGGACGAAATCGAAGACCTCGAGTTCAAGCAGCAGACCGAGGTCCTCTCCAGCGAGGACGAGCGCGAGCTCATCGAGAAGATCGAGACCAAGCGCGAGAAGCTCGCCGAGAAGAAGGAGAAGCTCGATCAGACCGACGACCTCGAGGAACTCAAGGAGGAGGCCGAGGAGGTCCGCTCCGAGGCGAGCCAGCACCACCAGAAGGTGACGGAGCTGGCAGACGAGGCCCAGAAGCACCACAACCAGATGATCGAGGCCTATCGCGAGGCCGACGAGATCCGCGACGAGGCCGACGAGATGCACGAGAAGTTCGTGGAGGCCCAGGAGGCCGCCGACCGCCACCACGAGGACTTCGTCCGCGTCCAGAAGCGCCTGCGCGAACTCGACAAGAAGGAGGAGGCCGAAGAGCGCTCCCAGCGCGAGGAAGAGCAGGAGGCCGCCCGCGAGGAGGCCGAGGAGATCTACCAGAAGTTCAAGGAAGGCGAGACCCTCGACACCGAGGACCTGATGAAGCTGCAGAAAGCCGGCAAGCTCTAAGTCGGCGTCTCTTCTCCCCGTTTTCTCCGTTCTCTAGCGGCTGCACCGTCGGTTCTCGTACGTAGCGGTAACCGCAACAGCTTTGTCGCGGGACTTTCCCGCGTGTACTATGACAGGCTGGTCCCCGCCTCGCCCCTCCCCGCGAGCGGTCGCGGCCGCGGTCGCGCTGTACGCGCTCGTGCTCGCCTACGCGCTGCTCGTCGTTCAGCAGGTACTGCTCGGCGTTCTGTTCGGAGTCTTCTTCGTCGGTCTCTACTTCGCCTGGCGGCTCCTCCGCGCGGTGGAGGCCATCGCCGACGCCCAGCAGCGGATGGCCGACCGCCGGGAGTACCGCGACGGATAGCCGCGACCTATATGGCGGTCCGACACAGAGACGCCACCGATGGGACTGGTCGCGACGATAACGGGCGGTGTCGTCTTCGGACTGGCGCTGGCTGCCCCGCCGGGCCCGATGAACGCGGTCATCGCCGAGGAGAGCGCACTCCGCGGGTGGGGGGCCGGCTTCCGAGCGGGGCTCGGCGCGATGGTCGCCGACGCGTGCTTCTTCGTACTGGCGCTTCTGGGTGTCGTCGCCGTCGTGGATCGGACGCCGGCGCTGCGGACGGCGATGGTCGCCGTCGGCGGAGTGCTCATGCTGTACTTCGCGGTCGACGCGGCCCGCGCTGCGGGACCGTTCCTCGGCGACGGCGTCGATGCGACCGGCGAGTCGAAGGGATTCAGGAAGGCGTTCGCGCTGGCCATCACGAACCCCTACCAGATCGTCTTCTGGCTGGCCGTCGGCGTCAAACTGCTCGAACCGGGGCAACTCGACGTGCTGGCGCCGCTGCCGGTCGTCGGCGATCAGGTGGCGGGCGCGTTCGTCGTCGAGACGGGGAGCCCGGCGCTACTCGGCGGCCTGTTCGGCGGGATCGGGCTCTGGATCGTCGGGTTCCCGGCGACGATCGCGGTCGCCAGGCGCCGCGTCGAGGGGGCCGCACAGCTGATCGCGTGGCTCTCCGCGGCCGTCCTCGCGGCCTTCGGCGTGCTGTTCCTGTGGGACGCGCTTCCGGTCTAGGGACCGGTGGGCGCGTCGTCGAGGTCAGTGCCGGCGTCTATCTCGGCGACCTCCTCCTCGAGCCACTCCCGGAACCAGCGAACGCGCTTGAGGCGCCGGTGGACGATGGAGTGCGCCGCGTCGCTGACGATCCGCTCGCGCGCGTCCTCGCCCCGCTCGACGACGCGACCGACCATGTCGGCGGCGTCCATGTGCGAGCGAGCCTCGTAGCCCATTCGCAGGAGCATCAGAGCGGTCCCGTTCGCGCCGACCTTGTCGAGGATGTCCGCCTCGATGAGACACTGAGTCTCAAGGGGAAGGTCGCGGAGGTCGCCCTGATAGGAGTGGTCGCTGACGGCCTGGTGGACCTGCTGGACGAACGACTCGGGATAGTCGCCGTGCGTCTCGAGGTACTCGCGGGCGATGGTCGCCCCCGCCTCGGCGTGGGCGTCCTGTTCGGCCTCGAGCTTGGCGATGTCGTGAAAGAGGGCCGCAACTCTGGTGACGTCCACGTTGGCGCCCTCCTTGCGTGCGATCGTCTCGCCGAGTTCCACGACGTTCAGGATGTGGTTGAACCGGTACTCGGCGGAGTGCCAGGGGTACCACCGCATTCGACCGCCTTCGTCCTCGTTCTCGACGCTGGCCGCGAGATAGTCGTGGACGAACTCCTTCATAGCCTCGAACTCCCCGTCCGAAACCGGTGACTCACGGATCTCGACGCCCACGGAACCACCTCCATCGTCGCGATTCGATATTCATCTTACGGATAAGATGGTTCGTTCGGGCCTTTAGCGTTACGACGCACCGAACGTCGAAACTACCCGGAAAAACGATCCAGCGCGACAGACGTCCCGTCGCTGAAGCGGAGTAACGCTCGGTTCAGATACGCTAATCGTGGCTTACGATACCGTTAAACATAGTTTACGCGAATTTAATTGCGATCGATCGCGCGTCGGGAGGAGAACACGGTCGGTGATCCGGAGTGGTTGAGCGACGGATCCGACCGCGCGCCAGGGGGTAGTATGCCCGTGCGAGTGACGACCGCGTCGGGCAGCCGCTGCGGTCGCCGAGCTGTACGGACAACCGGGAATCTTCCGTGACATCCGATTCCTCGGCGATATAGTGGACGATATCGTCATTATTAAGAGTTTGTCCGAACGTCCTTAAAGAATTGATACGGTTTGGTGGATACACATCAAATGATATTCGAACTGGACGCACGTCCGATTCGTGACATTCGAGTGAAGTATTAAGGCACTGGTCGTCGTCCACTGCGCGTATGGACGTCAGACCAGCCGAACACGCTGATCGACCCGCGATCAGGGACGTGGCGCGGCGCTCGCTGCAGGCCTCCTACTCTCTGGAGCCGCGTGCGATCACCACCGCTATCGAGGAGTGGTACGACGAGGACCGGCTGGCGCAGACGCTGGAGGACGAGAACCGCTCCCTGCTCGTCGCAGAGTGGGACGGACAGGTCGTGGCATTCACGGAGAGCACCCTGACCGGTGACGACGTCGGAACCATCCTCTGGATCCACGTCGACCCCGCCCACCGCGGCCGCGGCATCGGAACCGACCTCTTCGAGGCGACCCGCGACCACCTCGCCGAACGGGGTACGACCCGACTCCAGGGTCGGGTCCTGGCCGACAACGCGGTCGGCAACGCCTTCTACCACGAGCAGGGCTTCGAGGAGGCCGGCCAGCAGGAAGTCGACATCGCCGGCCGCACGTACGTCGAGAACCGCTACGTCGAGAGCGACTCCGGCCGCGAGGCCATCCCCGTCGACGACCGTACCGTCTACGTCGACCACGACGTCACCGAGGAGGGCTCCATCGCCCCCTTCAAAGTGGTCTACGCCGACGACGACGGCGAAGGGAAGTACGGCTTCTACTGCTCGAACTGCCGGACCGTCGCTAACGCCATGGACGCCATGGGCCGCATCGAGTGCGACGAGTGCGGAAACGCCCGCAAGCCCACGCGATGGGACGCGTCCTACCTCTGAGACCCGGCCCGCCGCAGTACCAGCGCGTAGTAGAGGGCGAACAGCACCACTGCGATCGTCACTCCGACGACCGTGTCCGCCACGAGGGTCTCGATGGACGTCGCGTGCGCCAGGTAGGCACCACTCGAGAGCAGTGTGAAACCTGATTCCATCGTCACGTGTTTATTCGCCGCCTGTCACTTAAAGCGAACCGGGCGTTCCCAGCAGGTGGGAGCGGTCGAAACATGCAAGATGTTTTATATAGTCCCGGGCGGATTCGAACCTCGAAGGCTCGAATCCTCTCGCCTTCTGCTTCGAATCCGCGGGGATACCTGCTGCTCACGGATTTGTTCGCAGCAGGATAGTCCCGGGCGGATTCGAACCGCCGTCATGGGCTTTCCTCGTGGCAAACTCATTACAATTGGTGTCGAGTATGTCACTCCAAAGGCCCATATGATTGGCCACTACACCACGGGACTTCTCACTACGGCATTGCAGTCACGCTGTTTTATTGGTTTCGGGACTCGTCGGCACTCCTCGGTTTGATCTCAGAGTCCGGGATATTTCCCCACTCTGCGTTGCTGTGGCACTTCGGACATAGCGCTACCAGATTATCCATTGTGTGTGCCTCTTGCGGGTCGTCAAACTCCCGAACCAGTGTGATGTGGTGAACGTCCGGTTCTTGTCCGATGTTCCCCTTATATTATCGGCCGCTGCCGCGAAGAAATCAGTCCGAGGCTTCCAGCTCCGGTTCGAGTAGGCCGCAGACGTCGCCCTCGGCGTCGAAGCAGTCGGGACACTGAGGTTCGCGGTCGATGATGGTGTCCAGCCGCTCGGCGACCGTCTCGTCGATGACGCCCTCAAGTTGCTTGGCCTCCTCGCGGAACTCCTCGACCTCCAGGACCTCCAGCAGGAAGCGCTCGATGATGCAGTAGTTCTGGAGCGCCTCGCGGGCGCGTCGGATGCCCTCGTCGGTGAGGTCGACGCCCTTGTACTTCTCGTGATCGAGCAGCTCCTCCTCCTCGAGCTTGCCGATCATCTCGTTGGCGCTGGCCGGGCTGACCTCGAGCATGTCCGCGACGTCGCCGGTCGAGGCGGGGCCGTCGTCCTGTTCCTGCACCAGATAGATCGCCTTGAGATATTGGTCTGCCGTGTTCATGCGAGGGACCTCCCGATGACGAGCGTGGGCTCGTCGCGCGCTTTGCGCGCTACGGTGGTGAGTCGAGCGCTGCGAGACGAATCTCGTCGGAACGGTGTTTCGACGGCGTTCATGCGAGCATCACTCCCGGTCCTCCATCAGTCGCGTCACGTCCTCGGCGCCCTCGGCCTCCTCCTCGCGAATCTCGGAGAGCGTCTCGATCAGTCGGTCGCGGTCGACGCCGAACTCGACGTCCGACGCCCGGATGGCGCCGATCAGGTCGTCGTAGAACTTGTAGGCCGTCTCCTCGTTGGCCAGCTGGTCGTACAGCACGCCGTCCGTGTCGCGGTCGGTCTCGTACTGGGCTGCCACGAGCGTCTGGATCTCCTCGAAGGGCACCGTCTCGGCGTCGAGTTCGTCGATGAGCGACTCCAGACGGTCGCGGTGCTCGGCCGACTCCTCGACGGCCTCGTCCAGCAGGTCCCGCAGTTCGGGGTCGGCGACGTCGTCGGTGAGCTGGGCGTGCTGGTCGGCCCGCGCCTCGACGACTTCCTCCAGGACGACCCCGATCTGGAGCAGGCGGGCGAGCTGGTGATCCGATCCCACCGGCCGCTGGAGGCTCACCGGCGACACCCCCGACAGTCGCGGCCCGCTACAGTCATGGTGCGTTCTCGGGGAGGCGTCGACTTAAGCGGTTCCCTCCTCCTCGTCGGGTTCGTCGTATTCGTGCCGCCGGCCGGGGAAGGCGACGGGCGCCGCTCGCGCGACATCGAAGAGAGGGAGAAACTGCGAAACCGAGGCTACCGCGCTGCTACCGGAGCCGCGCGGCGATCAGCTCTTCGAGGTCCTCGCGGAGTTCGTCGACCGCGACTTCCTCGAGGACGGGGCGGAAGAAGCCTTCCACGAGCATGTTCTCGGCGCTCTCGGGGTCGACGCCGCGGGAGGTCATGTAGAACATGTCCTCCTCGGAGACCTGCCCGACCGTCGCGGAGTGGGAGGCCTCGGTGTCGTGGTTGTTGATGATCAGCTTCGGGGAGGCGTCGGCCTCGGACTCGTCTGAGAGCATCA
This genomic interval from Halomicrobium urmianum contains the following:
- a CDS encoding coiled-coil protein, translating into MADSIDESKNVELTEEDLENKSKGELIKLAGQLRDRRNELNQLASERASDRDDLNAKTREKVDEAQEHREQRDELNEQVQEHKESRNELNAEANELFDKVDKLKNDLELDEGKSIEELEDEIEDLEFKQQTEVLSSEDERELIEKIETKREKLAEKKEKLDQTDDLEELKEEAEEVRSEASQHHQKVTELADEAQKHHNQMIEAYREADEIRDEADEMHEKFVEAQEAADRHHEDFVRVQKRLRELDKKEEAEERSQREEEQEAAREEAEEIYQKFKEGETLDTEDLMKLQKAGKL
- a CDS encoding metal-dependent transcriptional regulator, with translation MNTADQYLKAIYLVQEQDDGPASTGDVADMLEVSPASANEMIGKLEEEELLDHEKYKGVDLTDEGIRRAREALQNYCIIERFLLEVLEVEEFREEAKQLEGVIDETVAERLDTIIDREPQCPDCFDAEGDVCGLLEPELEASD
- a CDS encoding HD domain-containing protein, translated to MGVEIRESPVSDGEFEAMKEFVHDYLAASVENEDEGGRMRWYPWHSAEYRFNHILNVVELGETIARKEGANVDVTRVAALFHDIAKLEAEQDAHAEAGATIAREYLETHGDYPESFVQQVHQAVSDHSYQGDLRDLPLETQCLIEADILDKVGANGTALMLLRMGYEARSHMDAADMVGRVVERGEDARERIVSDAAHSIVHRRLKRVRWFREWLEEEVAEIDAGTDLDDAPTGP
- a CDS encoding GNAT family N-acetyltransferase, whose translation is MDVRPAEHADRPAIRDVARRSLQASYSLEPRAITTAIEEWYDEDRLAQTLEDENRSLLVAEWDGQVVAFTESTLTGDDVGTILWIHVDPAHRGRGIGTDLFEATRDHLAERGTTRLQGRVLADNAVGNAFYHEQGFEEAGQQEVDIAGRTYVENRYVESDSGREAIPVDDRTVYVDHDVTEEGSIAPFKVVYADDDGEGKYGFYCSNCRTVANAMDAMGRIECDECGNARKPTRWDASYL
- a CDS encoding HNH endonuclease signature motif containing protein, encoding MGQEPDVHHITLVREFDDPQEAHTMDNLVALCPKCHSNAEWGNIPDSEIKPRSADESRNQ
- a CDS encoding ferritin-like domain-containing protein, which codes for MSLQRPVGSDHQLARLLQIGVVLEEVVEARADQHAQLTDDVADPELRDLLDEAVEESAEHRDRLESLIDELDAETVPFEEIQTLVAAQYETDRDTDGVLYDQLANEETAYKFYDDLIGAIRASDVEFGVDRDRLIETLSEIREEEAEGAEDVTRLMEDRE
- a CDS encoding LysE family translocator, translating into MGLVATITGGVVFGLALAAPPGPMNAVIAEESALRGWGAGFRAGLGAMVADACFFVLALLGVVAVVDRTPALRTAMVAVGGVLMLYFAVDAARAAGPFLGDGVDATGESKGFRKAFALAITNPYQIVFWLAVGVKLLEPGQLDVLAPLPVVGDQVAGAFVVETGSPALLGGLFGGIGLWIVGFPATIAVARRRVEGAAQLIAWLSAAVLAAFGVLFLWDALPV